A single window of Diaphorobacter sp. HDW4A DNA harbors:
- a CDS encoding mannitol dehydrogenase family protein translates to MALPILQFGTSRFLLAHVDLFVSQALAHSHGASDALGGITVVQTTDRPEGAARIAALTQGRGYPVRIQGLSGGQRIDDTVQCTAVREAWQVSSHWPALRAAVASEVRVMVSNTADKGYLLDERDTAEALAEGRPAPHSFPAKLLVLLQGRWRAAPQLPLTLLPCELIERNGEVLRDVVVGLARQWRQSEAFIAWLGAHCVWANSLVDRIVSEAIEPVGAVAEPYAVWVVERQDRLQLPCKHPSIVLTDDLAFYERLKLFLLNAGHTFLAERWLQEGRRADETVREAMADAPLRAALEALWAQEILPVFSALGTAARAQADAYLVDVRERFENPFLNHRIADIAQNHAQKKQRRFGPILALAAEHAPDLAQPRLQAAMVSTLP, encoded by the coding sequence ATGGCTCTTCCGATTCTTCAGTTTGGCACCAGCCGCTTTTTGCTGGCGCATGTGGACCTGTTCGTATCGCAGGCGCTGGCGCACAGCCACGGCGCCAGCGATGCGCTGGGTGGCATCACCGTGGTGCAGACCACGGACCGGCCCGAAGGTGCTGCACGCATTGCCGCCCTAACCCAGGGCCGTGGCTACCCCGTGCGCATCCAGGGGCTGTCGGGCGGTCAACGCATTGATGACACCGTGCAGTGCACGGCAGTGCGTGAAGCCTGGCAGGTGTCCAGCCACTGGCCCGCACTTCGCGCTGCCGTGGCGTCTGAGGTGCGCGTGATGGTGTCCAACACCGCCGACAAAGGCTACCTGCTGGACGAGCGCGACACCGCAGAGGCACTGGCCGAGGGCCGCCCTGCGCCCCACAGCTTTCCGGCCAAGCTGCTGGTGCTACTGCAGGGGCGCTGGCGTGCCGCGCCGCAGCTCCCCCTCACGCTGCTGCCTTGCGAGCTGATTGAGCGCAATGGCGAGGTACTGCGCGATGTGGTGGTAGGCCTGGCGCGGCAATGGAGGCAATCCGAGGCCTTCATCGCCTGGCTGGGCGCACACTGTGTGTGGGCCAACTCGCTGGTGGACCGCATCGTCTCGGAGGCCATCGAACCCGTAGGCGCCGTGGCTGAACCCTATGCCGTGTGGGTGGTCGAGCGCCAGGACCGGCTGCAGCTTCCGTGCAAACACCCTTCTATCGTATTGACCGATGACCTGGCGTTCTACGAGAGGCTCAAGCTCTTTTTGCTCAACGCGGGCCACACCTTTCTGGCCGAGCGCTGGTTGCAAGAGGGCCGCCGTGCCGACGAAACCGTGCGCGAGGCCATGGCCGATGCCCCGCTGCGCGCCGCGCTGGAAGCCCTGTGGGCGCAAGAGATCCTGCCGGTGTTCAGTGCCCTGGGCACGGCCGCCCGGGCCCAAGCCGATGCCTACCTGGTGGACGTGCGAGAGCGTTTTGAGAACCCCTTCCTGAACCACCGCATTGCCGACATTGCGCAAAACCATGCGCAAAAAAAGCAGCGCCGCTTCGGCCCCATCCTGGCGCTGGCTGCAGAACATGCGCCCGACCTCGCCCAGCCGCGCCTGCAAGCGGCCATGGTCTCCACACTTCCTTGA
- a CDS encoding zinc-binding alcohol dehydrogenase family protein, protein MLTVICETPGTLKAEQRDRPVRAEGQVLVRVKRVGVCGTDLHIFTGNQPFLDYPRVMGHELSGVVEEAAPGGRLAVGDVVYVMPYLSCGHCVACRQGKTNCCVNIQVLGVHRDGAFTEYLALPEAFVHKAEGVTLDQAAMVEFLAIGAHAVRRGNVQPGQCVLVVGAGPIGMAAMIFARLRGATVTALDSRQDRLDFCQRELGVAGTVALGEGDVEQLSAATQGEFFDTVFDATGNGKAIERGFGFVAHGGTYVLISVVRDTITFSDPEFHKRETTLLGSRNATTEDFETVIAAMREGKVPTAALNTHRMPLAQVPADFAQLLDPAQRVVKAIVEV, encoded by the coding sequence ATGCTGACCGTCATCTGTGAAACCCCTGGCACTCTGAAGGCCGAACAACGCGATCGTCCCGTGCGGGCCGAGGGCCAGGTGTTGGTGCGCGTCAAGCGCGTGGGCGTGTGCGGTACCGATTTGCACATCTTCACAGGCAACCAGCCGTTTCTGGACTACCCCCGGGTCATGGGCCATGAGCTGTCGGGCGTGGTAGAAGAAGCCGCGCCTGGCGGGCGCTTGGCGGTGGGGGATGTGGTGTACGTCATGCCCTACCTGTCCTGCGGCCACTGCGTGGCGTGCAGGCAGGGCAAGACCAACTGCTGCGTCAATATCCAGGTGTTGGGCGTGCACCGCGACGGCGCCTTCACCGAATACCTCGCGCTGCCCGAAGCGTTTGTGCATAAGGCCGAAGGGGTGACTCTGGATCAGGCCGCCATGGTGGAGTTTTTGGCCATCGGCGCGCACGCGGTGCGCAGGGGCAATGTGCAGCCTGGACAGTGTGTTCTAGTGGTGGGAGCGGGACCCATCGGCATGGCCGCGATGATTTTTGCACGCCTGCGCGGGGCCACTGTCACGGCGCTGGATAGCCGCCAGGACCGCCTGGATTTTTGCCAGCGCGAGCTGGGCGTGGCGGGTACCGTGGCGCTGGGCGAGGGCGATGTGGAGCAGCTGTCTGCCGCCACCCAGGGCGAGTTTTTTGACACAGTGTTCGACGCCACGGGCAACGGCAAGGCCATCGAAAGGGGCTTTGGATTTGTGGCCCATGGAGGCACCTACGTATTGATCTCGGTCGTGCGCGACACCATCACCTTCTCCGACCCCGAGTTCCACAAGCGCGAGACCACACTGCTGGGCAGCCGTAACGCCACCACCGAAGACTTCGAGACCGTGATTGCAGCCATGCGCGAGGGCAAGGTGCCCACCGCTGCTCTCAACACCCACCGCATGCCGCTGGCCCAGGTGCCCGCCGATTTCGCGCAGTTGCTCGACCCTGCGCAGCGCGTGGTCAAGGCGATCGTGGAAGTCTGA
- a CDS encoding transporter substrate-binding domain-containing protein, with protein sequence MTQRSTLIRGLIAAAALMALGAGTAHADLLKDIREAKKIRIALDTGSPPYGFVDANMKAVGSDVETAHLLAQDLGVAIEVVQTTSPNRIPFLQTGKADIVVASLSVTPEREKVIDFSVPYAQILAVVAGPKGVQINGFDDLKGKRVATTRGSNNDKVVTTGAKDAQVVRYDDDATLVTAAVSGQADIIATSPAIVSTVLAKAPQKDMVTKFTMSTVPLGIGMRKDEPALKAWINDWITKNLANGKLQAIYKKYHGG encoded by the coding sequence ATGACACAGCGTTCCACTTTGATTCGCGGCCTGATTGCCGCAGCCGCTCTGATGGCCCTTGGCGCTGGAACGGCCCATGCCGACCTGCTCAAGGACATCCGCGAAGCCAAAAAGATCCGCATCGCGCTCGATACCGGATCGCCTCCTTACGGCTTTGTGGACGCGAACATGAAGGCCGTGGGCTCCGACGTGGAAACCGCCCACCTGCTGGCGCAAGACCTGGGTGTGGCCATTGAGGTCGTGCAGACCACCAGCCCCAATCGCATCCCCTTCCTGCAAACGGGTAAAGCTGACATCGTGGTGGCCTCGCTGTCGGTGACGCCCGAGCGTGAAAAGGTCATTGACTTCTCGGTGCCCTACGCACAGATCCTGGCAGTAGTGGCAGGCCCCAAGGGCGTGCAGATCAACGGGTTTGATGACCTCAAAGGCAAACGCGTAGCCACTACGCGTGGCTCCAACAACGACAAGGTGGTGACCACCGGCGCCAAGGATGCTCAGGTTGTGCGTTACGACGATGACGCCACGCTAGTAACCGCCGCCGTGAGCGGCCAAGCCGACATCATCGCCACTTCACCTGCCATCGTCAGCACCGTGCTTGCCAAGGCTCCGCAAAAGGACATGGTGACCAAATTCACGATGTCCACCGTGCCCCTTGGCATCGGCATGCGCAAGGACGAGCCCGCACTCAAGGCCTGGATCAATGACTGGATCACCAAAAACCTGGCCAACGGCAAGCTGCAAGCCATCTACAAGAAGTACCACGGCGGCTGA
- a CDS encoding amino acid ABC transporter ATP-binding protein has product MSPIVEIENISKCFGSTRVLEGVSFTVQKGAVVAIIGQSGSGKSTALRCIDRLETVDQGRIRVCGHEVTSPGLDLHQLRRDVGIVFQSYNLFPHLTVLQNIMLAPRLVQKVAKAEAKERALAVLAQVGLAEKAECYPSQLSGGQQQRVAIARSLAMQPQLMLFDEVTSALDPQLTGEVLRVMEKLAEGGMTMILVTHEMAFARKVADEVIFMHKGRVWERGPASILDAPATTELRDFVGNGL; this is encoded by the coding sequence ATGTCGCCCATCGTTGAGATCGAGAACATCTCCAAGTGCTTCGGCAGCACCCGTGTGCTGGAGGGTGTGTCCTTCACTGTCCAGAAGGGGGCTGTGGTGGCCATCATCGGCCAGAGCGGTTCGGGTAAAAGCACGGCACTGCGCTGCATCGACCGCCTTGAAACCGTGGACCAAGGCCGCATCCGCGTGTGTGGTCATGAGGTCACCTCGCCTGGGCTCGACCTGCACCAATTGCGCCGCGACGTGGGCATCGTGTTTCAGAGCTACAACCTGTTCCCCCACCTCACGGTGCTGCAAAACATCATGCTGGCGCCTCGCCTGGTGCAAAAAGTGGCCAAAGCCGAAGCCAAAGAGCGTGCGCTGGCCGTGCTTGCTCAGGTGGGCCTGGCTGAAAAAGCAGAGTGCTACCCCTCGCAACTGTCCGGCGGGCAGCAACAGCGCGTGGCCATTGCGCGCTCGCTGGCTATGCAGCCGCAGCTCATGCTGTTTGACGAAGTGACCTCTGCGCTTGATCCACAGCTCACCGGCGAGGTGCTGCGTGTGATGGAGAAGCTTGCCGAAGGCGGTATGACCATGATCCTCGTCACGCACGAGATGGCCTTTGCTCGCAAGGTGGCCGATGAAGTCATCTTCATGCACAAGGGCCGCGTGTGGGAGCGCGGACCGGCCTCCATCCTCGATGCACCCGCCACCACCGAGCTGCGTGACTTTGTGGGCAACGGCCTCTGA
- a CDS encoding amino acid ABC transporter permease, translating into MRFLTSAHLQFLFDGLLWTVGLSLLAFVGGGLLGFVVALGTSYGPRWSRLVVSLYVKLIQGTPLLVLLPLAYFGLPSLGLNVPPLGAAALALSIYVSAYLGEIWRGCIESVPRTQAEAAECLALRWHQRVIHVILPQAVKIATPPTVGFMVQIVKNTSLASAIGFVELARAGQIINNSTFEPFVIFVIVAMLYFALCYPLSVLSRRLERSFHVAHR; encoded by the coding sequence ATGAGATTCCTCACTTCTGCCCACCTGCAATTCCTCTTCGATGGCCTGCTATGGACCGTTGGCCTGTCTTTGCTGGCCTTTGTGGGCGGTGGCCTGCTCGGCTTTGTGGTGGCGCTGGGCACCTCGTATGGGCCGCGCTGGTCGCGCCTGGTGGTGTCGCTTTACGTCAAGCTGATTCAGGGCACTCCTTTGCTGGTGCTGTTGCCGCTGGCCTATTTCGGGCTGCCGTCGCTGGGTCTAAATGTGCCGCCGCTGGGTGCGGCTGCCTTGGCCCTGTCGATTTATGTGTCGGCTTACCTGGGCGAGATCTGGCGCGGTTGCATCGAATCGGTGCCCCGCACTCAGGCAGAGGCGGCCGAGTGCTTGGCGCTGCGCTGGCACCAGCGGGTCATCCACGTCATCCTGCCCCAGGCTGTGAAGATCGCTACGCCCCCCACCGTGGGTTTCATGGTGCAGATCGTCAAGAACACCTCGCTGGCCTCGGCCATCGGGTTTGTCGAGCTCGCTCGCGCCGGGCAAATCATCAACAACTCGACGTTTGAGCCGTTTGTCATTTTCGTGATCGTGGCGATGCTGTATTTCGCCCTGTGTTACCCGCTGTCGGTGCTGAGCCGCCGCCTTGAGAGGAGCTTCCATGTCGCCCATCGTTGA
- a CDS encoding amino acid ABC transporter permease, whose protein sequence is MKYSFDFSGPLAYWPDLLAGAWTTLSLSLASTFFGFLVGVFCALATTGRAKWLARLAGVYIEVIRNTPLLVQIFIVYFGLSSMGFAVGAFTAATVALVVNVGAYTSEIVRAGIESIPKSQLEAAECLGLTRWQMLRNVVLPPAVERVYPALTSQYVLLMLASSISSQISAEELTAVANRIQSDTFRSVETYLIVAVAYLAMSLVMRGIFWLLARWAFPRRRRLGTPL, encoded by the coding sequence TTGAAATACTCCTTCGACTTTTCCGGTCCGCTGGCCTATTGGCCAGACCTGCTGGCAGGCGCATGGACCACGTTGTCGCTGTCCCTGGCATCGACCTTCTTCGGGTTCCTTGTGGGGGTCTTTTGCGCGCTAGCCACCACGGGCCGCGCCAAATGGTTAGCTCGCCTTGCCGGTGTCTATATCGAGGTCATCCGCAATACCCCGTTGCTAGTGCAGATCTTTATCGTCTACTTTGGGCTCTCGTCCATGGGCTTTGCGGTGGGGGCTTTTACGGCAGCTACGGTAGCACTGGTGGTGAATGTGGGGGCCTACACCAGCGAGATCGTGCGTGCGGGTATCGAGTCCATTCCCAAGAGTCAGTTGGAAGCTGCCGAATGCCTGGGGCTGACCCGCTGGCAGATGTTGCGCAACGTGGTGCTGCCACCGGCCGTGGAGCGGGTGTACCCCGCGTTGACGAGCCAGTACGTGCTGCTGATGCTGGCTTCGTCGATCAGTTCGCAGATTTCGGCAGAGGAACTGACGGCGGTGGCCAACCGCATCCAGTCCGACACCTTCCGCTCTGTCGAGACTTACCTCATCGTGGCAGTGGCCTACCTGGCGATGTCGCTGGTCATGCGTGGCATCTTCTGGCTCCTGGCCCGGTGGGCCTTCCCGCGCCGCCGCCGTCTTGGCACGCCTTTGTAA